Part of the Lutra lutra chromosome 4, mLutLut1.2, whole genome shotgun sequence genome is shown below.
CCTGATGAAATAGATGTCTGTACAGGGCATAGTGGGGACACAGGGGGAGTGAATACTTGTATCTGAGGGGTAAGGCAAGACTTAGGTTTCACTATATTTCAGTTCTTAGTATACTGACAACAGAACCATTTTATTTCCTGTGGCTATGTACCTGGCGCAGCACTTAACATGCATTATCTCATCAAACCCTCACAACATCCTGTGAAATAGGTGTTATTACCTTTATGCATAAGAGGGAAAGGAGGCTCTGGCGGATTAATAGTGTTCCCAAGGTCACGTGGCTAGAAAACTAGCCTACATGGAAGAGTTCTTAGAGTTCTAGACTATATCCTGCTAAGGAGATCTTCTTGGAATCAACGAacgtgtcttttatttttgtgtgtccaGACCTAGGACTTAGAGACGACCAATAAACATcagtttaataaatgaatggacgACCTTCCACTTTTCTCCACGCGGAAAGCACGTGCTGACGTCATTGGGAAACCCTCCAAGCCACGAGGGGGCGCAGTCCCATCTCCGCGCAGCGGAGCCCGAGGCTGACGCTCAGCTCCCTCCGGTCCTTTGACTGGAGCTCAGCTAATCCGCGCGCTCGGAGAGAGCGGCGCCGGTGGGCGGGGTCCCGGGGCCAAGCCCCGCGGGCCGCTGGGAGGGTCGACGTCGGTGCTCGCCGCGAGCGAGCTAGCGAGAAGGCGGGCGGAGGGCGGGGGCAGGACCGTGGAGTGCGGGCTGCGGCGCAGGTGAGCACGAGGTCCCAGCGGGCAGTTCCCTCTACCCAAGCGGCCGCCGGGGCCGCCCGTTGTCAGGTGACGGCTCCCGGCAGTGAGTGACCTCTGAGTTAGGGAAGGGTGTCGGCTCAGGCCCTGGCTGGGCCTGACATCTTCCCAGGGCTCGGGGGCCGAGTCTGGGCGCCCAGCAGACCCCCGGCTGCCAGCGCTTCTCGGGCTCAGGCACGGGGGTGAGAACGGACGCTGCAGAGGCCACGAGGGTGGTGAGATACGGGCAGGGGACCGGGAacccagaggagggagaaggccaGATACTTGGGACTCGGATCTTAGTTGCGCTCCCATCCCTGGGCCGGGCTCGAGTGACGGTCAGGGCCAGTCCTTCCACCCTGTCAGGTCTCCTCTGCCCCTCGGACTGCGGCTTCTGGTCTCATTGGGCTTCAGGGGCTCCCGCACAAGGGCAGGTTTCCTAGCAACCCACTTGACCTTTACCGGACACTCAGGCTTCCTCTGTGCGGGGTTGGAAAGAAGACGTTCGAGAGTTTGCGGGACGCTTTTGCCGCCTTCATTTTGATACCCTGGGGATGACTTGTTAGGGAGTGTTCAGCTTCTTGCATCAGCAAAGTAGCCTGCTGTATTCCTGCCGCCTTGTGAGGGCGAGGGTTGGGCGTCTGCTGAGGTTTTACACTGGTGCGTTGTTAGAGctgtcattcattcacttaacaaactTTTCTGGGAGCACTTTATGGTAGGCAGGGCAGGCAGGTAGGGGATGGATAGGTCACAGTGAGGGCTGTAGAGACATGGTCGTTGCCCTTTTGTAGTTTCAGTGTTTTGAGAAATGCAGACAGGTGGGGTAGGCCTCCAGCATAACGTCTGACAAGGAGAAAGTGGTTCTAACTGTTGAATATATGAATGCATTGACTTATTTGGGAATGATTAGAATGTGGGCGGGACATCAGAGAGAGCCCTTTGCTGCATGTGGGAGATGCTGTGAATTATGGACTCATGTTTGGTTTATTTTACAACAAATTGGGGATCTGAATGGAGGATTGCTGTTTAGGGTACATATTTACTTATGCATAGCTTGCATaaaaggtagaaaagaaaatgaagtattaGGTTTGAGGTTCTTCAGGGGTGTTTCTTTTAACATCGTCTGAGTCCTATAATCTCACATATTTCTGAGTAATCTTAGAGTTTGCCAAAAGGGAGACTCTTCCATATAGTGACATGCCAAGTTGATGGAAAAAAATTGTAGGAAGCACTCCCCAAGTCCAGTATTTGGACAGAAACAGCACACCTATCTGCAGTGTGTTCTTGCCactagaaagagcacaagtgttGAAGTTTGGAGAGGCCTGGATTCAGAAGCAGTGGTTCTGTCACTTCtagtgatcttggacaagttcaCATAATGTCCCTGAGCCTTTGTGGCCTTAGACACAAACCTGGGCTAATAATTCCTACCTCATAGAGGTGTTGTTAAGATCAGGTGATGACCAGCGGGTGACTTGTACAGCATATAGGCCTGGTGCTGAGACAAAGGACTCAGGGGGGAACATTGGAGCTGCTACAAGCTTTACCCTGATAATGGTCCATGATAGTCTTGGGTCCGAAGAATGCTGGGATTTCTCCGAAGAGAATTGGaaccaaagaaagagagagcatcaTTCTGTTCTTGGTGAGATTTCAGTTGTACACTTTAGAGATAGCCAAGTTGGAGAAACACCTACATAGGTGCAAATGGAGGGAGTGATCTTTTGTTTGAGActttggggcaagttacttaaccctcTGATAATACCATCTACCTCATAGAGTGGACATGAGGGTAAAAGGAGATACTACATTTAAAATGCTTAGCCCAAGGACTGGCacataggtgctcagtaaatggtagctatCATTATGATAATgtgagtaatcttttttttttttaagagactttatttattagtgagcaagagagagcaagtagggggaggaatagaaggagaggaacaagcagactgtactctgagcatggagctgggctcgggactcgatccgacaaccttgagatcatgacctgagctgaaatcaagagtcagaggattaaccaactgagccacccaggtggcccgtGAATAATCTTTGATAACTGTTAATGGTAATAGTCTTGAGACTAAATGGCCATTAGAGTGAACCAGGttgtgtgtttctgtatttttttttggtgttgtcttCATTTCAGGGCGCTCCAGAGCCATTCCACTCTCCCCCGCACCCTGCCATGGCTtttacaatgtgtgtgtgtgtgtgtgtgtgtgtgtgtgtgtgtgttttaaaacataataattcAAGGTCTATCATGTTCAGAGTATGTATAATGTGTTGGTGATATATTTAGGagtttattttgcaaatatgaGGGTATGGGTTTGGTTGGAGGGAATGTATTTTGAAAGGGGTTTGGACAGCAGTTTTGCAAAGCGTAGGtatgtctcatttttaaaaagctcaagttcagaataggaaaaaataattatctaaaatCCAGAATTGTTGAGTAATGGATTAGGGTTTTGGCCATTTAAATATGTTCCTTGCTCTTTGTGTGAGGTAAAGGAACTACTTCTCATTATCTGGGAGCTAGGAGAGTCACAGTGGGACTATACACAGTGGGAAAAATGTGGCTGGCTCTGTTCATGGAGAAATTGCTTAGAGCAGAGGAAGGCTCTTTTCCATTCCTGAAATGTCGGTAAAGTGTggagggagggcctggggccAGTCACAGGCTTGAATCTTTGTTAGATAAGCTCAGAGGTTCTCTTGTGGGCAACACTGTCAAACACGGTTGCATAATGGTCAAAGAGTACAGTACATAAAATAGAGATTCTTGCCTTCTTCCTTAACAATCATGTCTTTCAGAATCTTCTAGATTGTTTGGGGGCCCTAACTGTTGCCCACGCAAGGTACCCTCTTGCATGACTGTGTGGTAGATGCTCAGTCAGTTGTACCAGAGTGCCTAGCGAAAGGAGAGCCCTGGTGGGTTGTCTGTATTCGGTGGGAAGGGGGATGCTGGTTTCTCCCTAATGCTGCCTTGTGCTCTTCTGCAGATGTCATGTGGCCTGTGCTTTGGACCGTGGTGCGTACCTATGCTCCCTATGTCACATTTCCTGTGGCCTTTGTGGTCGGGGCTGTGGGTTACCACCTGGAATGGTTCATCCGGGGAAAGGATCCCCAGCctgtggaggaggagaagagcaTCTCTGAGCGCCGGGAGGACCGCAAGCTGGATGAACTGCTAGGCAAGGACCATACCCAGGTGGTGAGCCTTAAGGACAAGCTGGAATTTGCCCCTAAAGCTGTCCTGAACAGAAACCGCCCGGAGAAGAATTAACGAAGGACACAGAGCCCTATGGGTCCTTGTGTGGGCCATGACTGGCCCTGCCACCATGTCCACCCTGCTCCAGAACCCACATGGGATTTGCTGTGTTGCTCATTCTTGCCCCTCCCGTACCACCCAGCCCCGCACACATTGGCCGCTCTTCTGTTGCTAGGCGGACACGCGAACAGCTGGGGGGCCAGGGAAGAGGAGGGCCCTTGAGGGTTCTGGCCTGAAGGCTGCATGTGTTGTATGGTGGCCGAAACTGCTCAGGCTTCTGTGCTTCTGGGCGCACTTTGGGGAGGAGTATCATGAAATGAATGATGGCTGGCTCTTTCTTTGGGGAGGTACTTTGGCCTCAAGTGGGAGTGGCTGGGGTTGGCATGCTGCCTTAGGAGGGATGCCTACATGCCTAGGTCCAGGGTACACTGGGAAGAATTCAAAAAGCTACCTGACTCCCTTCACTAGTTTGCCCTCTTCTTGTACTCATTCTTCCTGAAATCCTGTCCTGTCAGCTCAGGAATGAGACTCCCTGGGGAGAAAAGCCTTTTATTGTCCTTGGAAGCCCAGGCTGTTTGCCTTGGGACAGGTGAATTTGCTGGAAAACAGACATCCCCCCCATCACTGTATGGTACAAAACTTCATTAAAGTTGCACCTGACAACCATATTGATCTAATCCGATCTTCCAGATGGTGTTGAGTCTCCTTAGGAGTTACGCAAGTGCAGGCATCTTAGGGTTGGATAACATTGACCTTTAACCAAGGGCTTTGGGGTGCAGGCACTGAGTCCTGGAGGTACAGGTTTCCAGGAACCTTTTTGTCATGATGAGATGAGGTTTATAGgacctttaaaaatgtgaattcaaGTGTAGACCAGGGAGCTTAACAGTTGCTATCAAAATTTTCAACTATACACAGACATACATTTTCTCCtgtaaaagtaatatatatacatgaaagaACATTTGGTAGAGATTGGAAAAATGGTTGTCCCTACTCCAGGGCTCCAGTACAACTAAAAAGGTAGCATTTTGTTACCTTTCACTAATTCTTGGcatagttctttaattttttaaaaaagatttttatttatttgatagagtgcaagtgagagagtgcacaaacaggggaggggtagaggaagagagaagcagactccctgctgagcagggaacttgacttggggctcaatcccaggaccctgggtccatgacctgagccgaagggagacgctAAACTAATTGAGCCACCTGCATGCCCTgttattttaagattcttatcATTGCTGTccctttaattttatattttttttacatagtGTTTTATATTGTAATCATTTTTCTGTCTTATCACATGGTCTTCATAATCGTAGTTGtttttaatagctgcataatTGCCCATGAAGTGGGAATAAAGcatagtttgtttttaataatttcccagttgctggacacttgggttgtttttgATTGTTCACTTGTGTAAGTAAGTATCACAATGACTGTCTTTTATAAGGCTTCTTCTGCATTTGGGGGTAAATGGCAGGACCAGTAAATGGCATTTTGGATGAAGTGGAATGAGCAGTTTCAAGGTTCTAAATGTCTTTCCTGCATGGATGCAGGGGTTTATACTAAATGCTGCTGCTTAAGAGGTTACTGGAGCTGTTGGAAGGGCAGTGAGagcagagggcaggaagaggCACGAGGACCTATTGTCTCGTGAAGTCCACTGACATTTAACCTAAGTGAGGAGAAGGAAGTAAGGAGCGCATGATGAAGAACGCACAGTCTTTAAAAACAGGGGAGGGTGTCTCTCCTGCTTCTCTTATCTCAGGATCTGAGGCCTGATGGTGTTAACAGGCAGGCGAAGGTGGGAAGCCTGGACAGTAGAGATGCTAGCTGTGGAGTGGGAGGAGCTGGGAAGATGTGGAAGGTGGTagccagagaggaggagagagtaaGTCGCTAGTGGCTCCTCCCCTGTCCCTGAGGCTAGTGGGCAGGCTGAAATGAGCTGCTGTTGCTTTTAGGGAATAAATCTGGTGGGGATTGGAGGGGGCGAGCGTCGCCCGCTGAGGTAAGGATGAGATTTCTGGTTCTGAAAGGATGTGCCCACCTCAGCTTGGTTAGTCACTGGCTGGTGGGCGGGCCTCAGTGACAGCCCAGTGCTGCCCCCCTGTGGCCTTTCTGAGCATGAAGAAGCCTGGCATTGCTTCCCTGGGCTTCAGGAGGAGTAACAATGACCTGCCCACAGGGGTCAGTCGGGTGACTTCAGTGAGCAGGCCAGGCCGGGGAACTAGATGGACACGCCTGCCTAAAGAGGGTGGTGGCCATACGGCCTTTTCCAATGTATGCTGTTTGCCCAATGATgctaaaattttcagtttttttcctaaaagatgctggaaatttagatttttgtgcatttttttgaaatttgatttttaagtgttggcattttattttgtttctttttaaattctaagcATGCTCACATACATGGCATTAATTTGACCCAAGGGCTGCTGATTTTATGACCTCCCAAACTAGCCTGTCCTTCCAGTGAAGTCTGAGAggtatccaatttttttttcccccaataatcTAACAACTTGTGGCAAATATTAGGGCCCAGGAGTGGTTTCTCTTGAAACACTTCTGGGTGTCATGCACATGTGTTGTTTAATATCTGTTTAAGCAGAACACTGGGGGACAGAAAACCTACAGAAATGGCAGCAGCAGAGTTTTCCCACAGCCTGAGACTCTTCTGGACTTGCAGATATTTCAGAGGAAGCCTGTCATGGCTGCTGTGCCTCCTCCCAGGGCCTGGCCACGGGAGCCCCATCTTTGGAAACCCAAGTTGTTCCCTTCCAGCCATCTCACTTTATGCCCCCTTTTAAGTAATTTCATTTCCTAGGGCTTGCCCTCACTGAATCTCTTCCTCTGGCAAGTCTATTAATATCCGCAGCTGGGTCTCTCTTTCCCACGGCCGCCTGGGACCTGTTGCGGCTGGGGGGGCGTGGACATGGTGCGTGACTTCTTGCCTCTGCTTGGGAGACTTTGGGTAGCAGGGTTTCTGAGGATGTGGGCAAAGGCAGGCTGAGCTTGCTGGGATGCCCCAGGGTACTGGTTTTCTTCCATGCTTGCTGATTCACCTTGGAACCATGTGTCCCATTGTTGGGCTGGCTCAACCGTCACAATTCACTGAAACACATTAGTGAGTAGAGGCGCTGGGTGCTTTTTGCTTGGTGCCCCCTCCCCCGATCTTGGGTGTTTTCCTGGCCCAGTGATGGTGGCGGCTTTAGAGGGGGTTATCCTGTCTGAGCTGGGTAGGATTCACTTCTCTCCCCCTCAGCCGCCCAGTGTCTGGTGCTTTTCCACTCTCTCTAGAGCCTTTCCTGTGCCTGTTGCTGTGTTAGCACAAGTCAGCTGGGCAGCCGCCAGGATAAGCCTGCCAGGGAGCCCTTTGACTCTTGTCGGCCTCCCAGGGTTCTAGGCTGCTGGGGCTGGTGGCCGGGTGAAACGCTCTGGCATGGGCCTCCCTGGAGCTGCCTGGGAGCTGGGCAGCAGAGATGGAACAGCTCCTGTCttgcctcccttttccttttcagtgttggTGTGGCTGCCTGTGCACTGGCAGAGTGGCAAGCCAGGCTGTGCGGCAGAGGAAAACAGAGTGTGCTCTGCAGTCTGACAGACCAGAGTTACGAATGCTGCCTCAAGCACTAGCTGACCTGGGCTAGTCACttagcctttctgagcctcactgtcctcatctgtcaaatgggcatATGAATACCTATTTTCTGCTGGGTCGTAGCAAGTCTAAGGTAACTTATGTGAGGTTTTTAGCAGAGTCCATGGCAACGAGTAGGTGTCAATGTTAGCTACTTTCATTTGACTGTAGGAAAAGCCTCCACTTCCTGCAGTAGTGGCGTGTATCCTTGTGATCCTGGTGAAGTGGGGATCCGGAGGCAGGAGCAGCCTTGGCTAGGAGACTGATGATGGGGACCCTCATGGGCCTGGCAGTGGAGGGGTATTTAGGAAAACTTTACAGAAAGGACCATGTTGCATAAGAACCCAGCTGGCCAGAACTGTGTCGCTTAGTAGGCATCCCACTGGTGCTGTCTGCGGGGTCAGAGACGGAAAGTGGGGAGCAGAATGCCCAGGAGTCATGGATCAGGAGCACAGGTAGAGGAAAGAGCCATGGATTTGGGGGCAAGGAAACTGGGTGACCTGGGACATGACCTTTCACTTCTGGCCTTGGCTTCTCTGCCTGCAAACTGGGGATGTGAGTGTGTTCCCTGCTGATGGTGTAAAAAGAGGGGGAAACCAGCTCCAAGAGTGTTTTAGAAATGTGCGAGTGCTAGGCTCTAGCCCAGTGATGCCTCACTGCGCATCGGGGTGGTAGCCAGGCTGGGtaatgaaatcaaaataaatgctCTTTACTTCCTTTTCTGTCCACAGTCTCTCCAAGTATCTGCTAAAAAGCAGTCTTTGGTATATCAgctttcaagaaaaaagaagagtatttGAATGGCCATCCCATATTGTACGATAGGTCTGCAGACAGCTCCGTAATCTAGTGTGTGACTGGGAGAAGTTCCTTTGCTTCTCTGAGCGTCCTCTTTGGAGTGGGGTTAGTTCTGTCTCCCTCACGGAGCTGGGACGATCGAGGGGATGTTTGGAAAACACCCAGCATGGTGTTTGGTGCGGAGCCTATCCCCCCTGTCCTGTTTCTCGGGCTATCTGTGACTCCCCTGTCCCCTTGGGGGTTCCCTCAACAGCCTGTGGCTACCCTCCTTTGCCTGGCCCATCTCTCCTGTCCCTGCTTCAGGGCCTCATTATCTTGCCTCAATGTTCAGTCTCTCCCTGGAAACTTCCTGTTCCTGCTGGCATCTTCTTTCTCTAGTACATCTTTGATGAGATCGCTGCTTGAAGACCTCCATGGCTCCTTTCAGCCTCTTGCCCAGCCTCCCTCCCGCCATCCCCGGGACAGAAGCCAGCCTTTACCTCTTCCTTCCTGAATGCATTGTGCTTGTTCAAACCTGGGTGCCTCCATGTGCACCATACGTTGTGCCTCCTTGGTTCTTTGGTGAACCTACTGTTACGCTCTAAGATTTGTCAGGTGTAGGTCCGTACCCACTCTCTGAAGCAGGGGCTGctcctcccttcctgcttctccaGCCCTGGGGTCATGCTACTGTGGCATTTATGACAAGGCACTGTAACAGGTGTGTGtctgtcccccccgcccccgcccaagACTGCGAGTTCCTCCAGGGCAGGGGCCTCGTCTTAGTCACCTCTCTGCCCCTTgcagagggcctggcacagagtccTTTCAAATCAATGTGGAGTGAATGCAGAGGCCCTCGAGTTTGATTTGGGGTTGGAGCAGGTACTGGGGCTGGGCGTGGAGAAGAGCCCCTTTGGAAGACAGGGAGCAGGGCTGCCTACAGCCTTGAGCTCATGGCAGTAGTGTTCTGCTGAGTCTTCGCCTGCCCCACGGCTGGTAATAAGCTACACCCAAAGAGACCTCCGGCTTAAATTTCCCAGGGGAAGAGGGGCTTGGGCAGAGGGCAGGTTTTCCCCACTGGGTGGGACCTGGCCTGGTAGAGCCCATGATGAATTTGACCCTGATGACTCTGTAGTGGGGAACAATGTCCTcaggaaagcattcaggaaaccCTTCGTGTAGTAGTGATCAAAGCTCTCTGGCGGCTCAGCAGGGTGGATGGGACGCTCCAAGGAGCCAGCAGGGGGTCGGAGCCCAGGGAGTCACTTAATGCCCTTCCCAGGTGGGGCgctccctcagcctctgcagaACTGTGGGCCAGTCTGGGAGGACACGGAAATCCTGGGGAGGCCTGGGAATGCCTGGGAGTCTGAGGGAGCCCCTGCTTCTGGAGTGTCCCCGCTTCATCTGCCTTTATCCCTtaagcctggggtggggtgggggcgggctgATCGGCAAGGCGCCCTTTAGCTTCCTCGTTTCACCTCATAGCTGATGCAAACCTTCCTGTGTTCACAGGAGGCCCTTTTCACTTGTTCCTCATCCCCAAGGACTTCAGTCAGAAGGGAGAAGAGCACTGGTTCTCCTCATGCTAACAAAGAGCATCGGAGGCTCCAAGCGGGAAATGGCTCACCCCAGATAACACCAGGAATTCTTGGCAGAGCTGGGCTTGTAGCcaccctgtgccccctccccttcccagttTATGTATTGTCATCACACCAGACTGAGGTCAGGTGACCTGCAGACCGTTTGACTTAATGGGGGAAGCACCCTTTGAGTGCCTGCTGGCCAGAGGGCACAGCTCGCGGGTGCAGCTCAGGCCCTTCCTCTGCGGGCAGCTCCGGGGATTTCGCTGGGATGGAGGCTGCCGCCTGCCtcgcctgcccctccccatacaTACGCACCCCAAAGATAAACCTTTAGGGGTAGTGCTGCCTCTTTGATGCTCTCCAGATTGTTTTCCCCACGTGCGGGAGGGTAGGAGGTCACAGTCTTTCCCacagatggagccctgtgtgttTATAGTTTGGTCAGTCTATGACAAGGTGGATTGTTTATCTGCTGTGGTCCCTAAACTCCTGTCCTTGGCTGGCTCTCATCCCCCTGACTGTGCTGGGGCCTCCGTGGGCTCAGAACccagccctccccttcccctccaagaAACGCAGCTCTGCAGTTAGGCTGTTTGGGTTCAAAGCCCACTACTGCCCCCTATAGCTCTGAGGCCTCTGCCAAGCTGCTTGGCTCCTCGGGTTCAATCCCACGTGTCAGATGGGCTAATGCTCGACTTGGCTCAGAGGGGTTGTTGTGAAGACTAAGGGACAACTGCAAGGCATTTGGAACTGAGGCTCACTGATGGTCAGCACCCGGGGAAAGGtgggtgggatcatgacctgagctgaaggcagaggctttaacccactgagctacccaggcgccccccttggtGCCTTTGTGTCCAAATCTATTCTTAGAAAGACAATAGTCAGGTTGGATTAGGACCCACTCTCATGGCCTCATCTAATTTAATCACCTCGTTAAAGGCCTTATCTCCGAATATAGTCACAGTATGAGGTGGGGGGGTCACGGCTTTAACATAGGAGTTTTGTAGGAACACAATTGAGCTTGTAACAGGAGAgtagggcaggggtgggaagaggcTGCCTCGGCCACAGCAGAGAGCCTTGGGCCAGGGGTACCCAGCCCCTTGAGGTGGGGGCCCACTGGTCTCTGGCGCTGCCCTGGTCTTGGGGTGAAGCTGGTGCTGCCCCCCTCCACCACTCCTCTCCCTAAGGGGCCTAGGGTAGGAACTGTACGCCTGAGGCCGGAAGACTCTGCGAGCTGATTATCCCTGTGGTCTCTGGGGTGAAGGAACAGTCAGCGGGCCCCAGGCATGGGTCCTGTCCTTCCCCTGCCTTATCAGAGCCTGGACGCCCTTCCGCCTCCAGGCAGCCCCTCCAGGCCTGGCCATGGCCCCAGGCTCTCTCAGTGGGGGTTGGCTTTGTGGGGATAACTCAGCTGCCCTTGTTTTAGCTGAGCTCTGCAACTCACAGCAGTACCGTTTCAGGTTGGGAGTGGTAGAAAGGCACCAAGAATCCGAGTATCgtttctattatttttccagAAGACATACCTGCCTGATTGGGTAGGTTCATGCTGATATTCTCATATAGACTTTTTCCTTTGAgctcatgtattttttttgatAAAAGCAGAGCAGGGTGGGAAAATGACTCAGATGTTTGCTGGGATTCAGAGTTGGTCACAGATAATAGGCCAGCACCTTGCCTTGGTCTGGAGCCCACCTCCGTGTCACTTTTCATGCAGCCCCATTAGGTAGACTAGCAAATATTTTAGGGGTCTCTGATGGTACGCTGCCTTTCCCCAGCCATCGGTATGTCCCTCCAGGCTCTGTGGCCCTGGGGCTCAGGTGGGCAGAGCCGGCAGTGCGGACAGGGGTAACAGGATGCTTTAGGACAGGCTGTTAGCCACCTCCTGCCCAGCTAATTCCATGAGTCCCAGGATGGCGATGTTCCTGGCTTCTTGGAGAAGAGCAAGCCGATAGGCCCCCTGTTTCTCCTGCGGACCTCTTTGATCTCAGGCACCCAAGGCAGACAAATCCCAGCCAAGGAAAGGGAGACAAGCTTGCT
Proteins encoded:
- the SMIM12 gene encoding small integral membrane protein 12, which gives rise to MWPVLWTVVRTYAPYVTFPVAFVVGAVGYHLEWFIRGKDPQPVEEEKSISERREDRKLDELLGKDHTQVVSLKDKLEFAPKAVLNRNRPEKN